TCCCAGCAGAGATAGAAGAGGGTGTCcggcagctgcctgccctggggagcagtggggatcctcctctgcctcctgaaccttctcctcctgccaccTGGAAGACCATGACTCTTTAAGAGCTCCCCTCATTGCGCAACTGGGTGTGTGACCAGAGGAATATGACACAAAAGCCCTTGGAAATAGCTACCCATTAACAAAGGAGGCTGAACTCCGCTGGAGCCACCCCAAGAAGTCAGGGAAGAGCCTTCCTCCCCTCCAACAGGCTCTGGGGGGCATGAATGGTGACTTCTCCTCCTGCACAGAGCATGTGCCTGCACTAGAGTCTGGGATGGGAAGGCAGAAGGGGGGCTCTAGGACAGGGAATAAGAAGGGGTCCCtaagccctgccctggggaggatGGAGGATGTACTCTCAGCATCGCTTCCCTGTGGGGTGTGGGTTCCAGCATTTCCCCAAAAACCTTCTCTGGGCTGACCAGACTGTTCCCAGCACCCAGAGAGGTTGTCACCTCTGCGACCACTCTggaggtgctgggagctgcaggctgTGTGAGGGGATGCATTTGTGGCAAGGCATCTGCATCCACAGccctctccatccctggggaaACATCTGGTGGGCCTCCATGTCCTAGGACTGGTGGTGGCAGGATCATCTGggccagcagcagagccaggcccAGGTTAACGATTGCCCAGGTTTGCGTGAGAAGGCAGCTGGCTCGCTTCCCCTGGCTCCTCCGGGGCAAACAggcagtgaggaggaggagtggcagggcagaggggaggaggTGAGCTGGAGAGATAGGAGAGGTGAAGAGGCAGCACAGGGCAAGGCCGTTCATCCCCCCCAAAACAGCGTGACACTCGTCAGGAAATGTTTGAGTCAGAAGGGCTGCTCCTCGAGCTGGGGCAAAATTCAGGGGAATTTGGGAAGTGCAACTGGGATGAGCAGGAATGAGGCAGAGCTTTGAGGTTTGGCCCGAAGTTTCATTCAATCTTCGAAAATTCCAGTGGGAATTTGGCCCAGGTAAAAGCTGAGCTAATATTTAATAAAGGCTTTCAACACCTGGTTTAATCGGACTCATTAATAGCAATGACGCCGTTCTTTAATGATTGGCAAGAACAGTTACAAAACCCTGGCTGCTAATATTCCTGTTGATAATTCCCAGGAATGTcacagccctcccagccctggcttcaCTGCTGAGGGGGACCCTTGGGAATGCTTTTGGGGAGGCAGGCTGCAGCTTTGCAGGAGCAGTGCTTGTCTGGCAGGCTGGATCCAGCCAGTGTCTCCCAACCCTGTGGATCTACCTGGATCCATTGCATGGGGTTGGGCAGGTAGAGGGCTGAGTgacctccccctcccctggcagCATTTCAGACCTTGGTGGCCTTGTGCTGATGTGGGGAACTCACCCCCGCCTCTCCTGATCCATCATATCCCAAACTTCTGGAGAAGctggggagggtcctggggCCAAACCAGGAATCCCCAAGGCATTCCCCGGGACCCacctgccctcttccactccttcccagccctccctggcTCCTCTGTTCTGGTTGCCAAGCCCTGCAAGGGCAGGGTGCATTCTGTTGAGAACAGTGTTAAGAGCTGCTGCCTTGCATGCCAGGCAGCCTCACCCCCCAAAAACACATCCTCACCCCCAGCCACCACCCCTCGCTGAACCCTTGGATCCCTGGAACTGTCTGTGAAGTAGCTGGGGCAATGCTGCCAGCCCCCTGCCTTTGGTGGGTCTTGTACCACACTTCCCTCCGTGGGTCACCATCCCATGGGATTGGTCATGCCAGCGTGTGCGTGCGAGGACAGACGTGAGCGGGAGGATGACGGTGCCTGCAGGCATGTGCACACGTGGCAGGGCGTGTGCGTGCACGAGCACGTGCACATGCAGGAGGGTTATGGGTCTGTAAGGAGCATAAAGGGTGTTTGCATCCCTGAGTGTGTCCGTGCACACGGATGCGCGCCGGCTCTGTGTGTGCAAGGTTTGTGTGCGGTCTGTCTGTGCAGAGACACACCTGCACAGGTGCACAGGTACATGGGGTGGACACTCACACCTGCGTGGGAGGGACgtgggcacagccaggagccATGGGTGAGGGTGCCCCCGCATGCTGGATGAGGCGCCGCAGCGCTGGAGACATCCCCACCTGGGGTTTATGAGTGTCCCGAGCCATGGGAACAGCTGTGGTCACGCCCCACAGTGTGCTCCTGGGGGTCAGAGCACTGTTCAGTGTCCCCTGTACCCCAGAAGGGGACATTTTAGTGGCACAACTAAAACCTCTCCTCTTTGCAGGGTGGGAAACCACTCTCTATCCCACCCCTTGTGGCTGGAAAGGGCTGGGATGACTGCGGCTGTTTGAGAGGGACACGAGTGACAAGGGGGCTGCTGTCCCCTTGCAGGTGATGCAGCATCCTGTGGCAGAGGGGATGCACCCCTGCTGACCCCGATGATGTACCCAGTGCTGGGGACCCCCTACCCCCCCAACACCCAGACAGCCGGGGGGGGGAGCTGATCCTGAGCTGATCCTGAGCTGATTCTGAGCTCCTCTGGCGCCGCCCTGACCCCGGGCCAGGCTGCTGGACGTGGGGCCACCGCCCTGGTCCTTTAAAAGCCATTTCCCCCCCACCCACCCGTAGCGTGACTGCGAGTGACCAGGGCAGCCCTCCCGGGTCCGGCCAGAGCCCCTTCGCACGCGATGTCCCTAATGCCACCTCTGGGACCCCCCGGCAGGGTGGGACACCCCTCGCATATCTCCCATCTCgttgcagctgggctgggaacaAGGATgcgggaggagggggggagaTTTAGGGTGCGGGCTGGTCCCTCTTGTCCACCCTGAAGGGCAGATCCTGGCCTGTCACTCCCGGGGATGGAGGCTGCAACCTCCGCCTGAGACCCCCTTTGGACCCCCGAGCATCCCCCGCGACGTGACTCCCCTCCCTCCGGCTGCACCCTCTGCCCTATCCCAGCCCCACCTTGCCCCCTGGGTCGCTCTGCCAGCAGGGGACAGAGGTGACAAAGGGCACGGCGGCTTCTCACGCGAACCTGGACAATCTTTAACCGGGCCGGGGCAGTCGGGGCCGTGACCCCCGGGGCGGCATTGCCGCCTCTTCCGTGCGCGGACCCGATGGGGCTGTGGAGGGGTCCAGCAGcgtggggtggggggagacgCACGGAGCTGGTAACCCCCGCTTCTGCTTTACCGGGAACACCGGCGGCGGGATGAGCAAAGCCCCCGCGGAGGGGTGTGATCACTTAAGCCCCGCGGCGAGGGGTCCACGCTCATCCCTCCGTGTTCGCGGAGTCCCGTGGAGGGGTGAATACCCCAATCCCCCCCGCTCCTGCCCCGCACCTCGCGTTTCGGGGCGGTTTTCCCACGCTCCCGCTCTCCCCGCGGCTCCGGGCACCGGGGAtaccccggggctgccccggggctgcgggcACCGAGGCAGGGGGCGCGAGTGCGTGTGTATTGGAACCCTGCGGGTTTTGGGGGGCGAGGGGAGCCGGGGCGTCCCCCGGCGGGGTCGTGGGGAGCCGCGGGGCGCGGGACCGGCGCCTTTAAGATCCTGCCGGTAGCGTGACTGGAGTGACCGGGGCGGTGCGGGTTTGCCCAAACATCCCGCCCGCTTCGCACGCGATGCCCGCCCCGGGTTGGAACCCACGGGAGGCACCGACACCCctccaccccccacccccacgCCACGACCCATTGGgacccttcctccctccctgctcctccccgcGCCGACCTCCCAGCCTCCCCTCCAGGGATGCGCGGGGGAGCGGGGATCCCGCACCCCACGCGTGGGGGGAACCCCCGGGGAGGGAcagggggcagtgggggggTCCGGGGAGTTCTTGGGGAGTTGGGGGTCACGTGACGGGAGGCGGCCGGACCAATCAGAGCTTGGGGCGATGCATATAAAGCAGGAGCCGGAGGGAGCGGGCACCTGCCGCGGGATCGGGCCCCTTCGCCGCCCCGCTCCGCACCGAGGTGAGTACCCGGAGAGCCCTGGCTAACGATGGAGAGGTGTTGGGGGGCCGCTTCCAGCTCCCCCAAGGCACCTCCAAGTGATGGACAGCCCCGACGTGGGCTGTCCCCACTTTCCGACTCCCCAAATCTCCCGCAGCATCCTTCCCCCATCTATCTGTAGGTGGTTTCTGGAGGGTCCCGGAGGTAATTCCCCCGTCACGGGTCTTTCCGCTGccgtgggctgggagggggtcTCAGTTAGGCTGCACCCACTGCAGTGCAGGGGCCCCAACAGCCCCCCAGAATCATCACTCCACTGGTGTCCCGTGGGGTGCCAAACCCTAGGGGAGGTGGGATTTTACACTCAGCCTCTTCCCACACCTGCTCGGGGTTTTCTGAAGGATTTAGTCCTGTGAGGACCTCGGAGTCGGACTCGAagatccttatgggtccctttcaacttgagatattctatgattccatcaTTTCcaacagagctgggagcagggtgcACTCATCctgccgccccccgcccccggctACAGCCGTGGTTATCTTTTGTGGCCATCAGACTTCGGGATGGTTCCTGGCAATGCTGTGATTAGTTTGCTGGCAAGCAGAGGCTAGGATGACTCAAATCAGGATCATCTCTCCTCTAGTCAAGCGGTCCGTAAAACACTTTGCAGGAGAAAAGACAGGTCCTGTGATTAAGAGAGCACCTTTACTTCCCTGgcacacagaggaaaaagctGTGCACCTATTCCTCCCACTCCtggctaaaaaaacccctgctttTTAGTGCAAGGAGTTTCCTAAAGGGCAGAAAATTGCAGCACTAGTGGATCAGAAGTGAAGCCCACCTCTCCTGCCCACAGTCCTGCGCAGTCACTGCTAAATGTGCCTGAACCTGGAGGTGCTCCATGGTCCTGCCCCTCTTTGGTTTATTACTAAAGATTCTGCCTGCCAGTCTAAAGGTCTTCTCTGGGGGAAGGGGTGTCACTGAAGGCTCTGATGGGCTGAGGTCCCCCTTTTAGAGATGGGTGACTGAGTTTGGAGTCTTTGTAGGTCTCCAACTTCTGCCCCTTGAAAACCCCAGTGCTGCACGGGCAGGTCCATCACCCTGAGCTGTTTCAGGGCTCTCGGTGCCCTGTCTCAGCATCAGGAACATCCACAGAACTCAGCCCTTTGCTGATGCCAGCCCTTGCCCACACTCTGGTTCACTTCTTTAGGGTTTCTACCTGCTGGCAGCAATGATGAAGGCTGCGATGTTGCCGGTGGGGAGCCAAGGTGCCATCTCAGCCACGGAGGTGCTCCTCATGGCTGCTGTCTTCTGCCTGgtcttcctgctcctgcagtccctccagcagcacataCCCAAGGGGCTGAAGAGCCCACCAGGACCCAGGGGCTATCCCATCCTCGGGAATGTGCTGGAGCTGCGGAAGGACACGCACCTGGCCCTGACCAAGCTGAGCCAGAAGTACGGGGATGTGATGGAGGTGAGGATTGGCATGCGGCCCGTGCTGGTGCTGAGTGGGCTGGAGACCATCAAGCAAGCCCTGGTGAAGCAAGGAGAGGACTTCCAGGGGCGCCCTGACCTCCAGAGCTTCCAGTACATTTCGAATGGGCAGAGCCTGGCCTTCAGCCCCGACTCTGGGGAGGTGTGGAAAGCCCGCAGGAAGCTGGCCCAGAATGCCCTGAAGACCTTCTCCATTGCCCCCAGCCCCATGTCCTCCTCCACCTGCCTGCTGGAGGAGCACGTCTCCAAGGAGGCTGAGTACCTGGTCACCAAGTTCCTGCAGCTGATGAAGGAGGAGAAGAGCTTTGACCTTAACCAGTACCTGGTGGTCTCGGTGGCCAATGTCATCTGTGCCATGTGCTTTGGCAAGCGCTACGAGCACAATgaccaggagctgctcagcGTGGTGAACCTAGGAAATGAATTTGGGGATGTGGCTGGTGCTGGCCACCCTGCTGACTTCATCCCCCTGCTCCGGTACCTTCCCAGCCGCACCATGGAGCTCTTTAAGGACATCAACAGGAGATTCAACGCCTTTGTGCAAAAAATTGTGCAGGAGCATTACACCAGCTTTGATAAGGTAAGAGCTTGGGTGCCCTTTGATTTGGGTGGAGATGCTTACAACTGTCAGAGATGCTGCCTGGCAAGGTGGGGAAGAGGGTACACCCTCGTCCTCCCACCTTGCCCAGGAAAGCTCCTTGGAGCACTCTCATCTGCTCTCTGGGAGCCAGCACTAGTTGGGGGAtgtttccccatccctgtgtgtCTGTGATGTTCCTGACCCACCAGCTCTTCCCCAGGAGCACATCCGGGACATCACGGACTCGCTGAttgagcactgccaggagaAGAGTGTTGGGGAGGATACCCATGTTCAGCTCTCCAATGAGAAGATCATCCACATTGTCAACGACCTATTTGGGGCAGGTGAGAATGTTTCTGAGAGTAAAGCCATGGTGCTGGAGGCTGAAGCGGGAGGTGAAGCTGTTGGGGTGAGACCTTGGCCACGTTTGGGtgtgtggagctgctgttgATCTCTTGGGTGCATTCCTTAGCAGTGGCCAGAGCTTTTCAGTGACAGCTGATGGGGAAATCACTCTATGGCAAACATCTGGAGTGGTGGGATCTGTAACTCCCACTCATCT
The DNA window shown above is from Pseudopipra pipra isolate bDixPip1 chromosome 12, bDixPip1.hap1, whole genome shotgun sequence and carries:
- the LOC135420745 gene encoding cytochrome P450 1A4-like, with amino-acid sequence MMKAAMLPVGSQGAISATEVLLMAAVFCLVFLLLQSLQQHIPKGLKSPPGPRGYPILGNVLELRKDTHLALTKLSQKYGDVMEVRIGMRPVLVLSGLETIKQALVKQGEDFQGRPDLQSFQYISNGQSLAFSPDSGEVWKARRKLAQNALKTFSIAPSPMSSSTCLLEEHVSKEAEYLVTKFLQLMKEEKSFDLNQYLVVSVANVICAMCFGKRYEHNDQELLSVVNLGNEFGDVAGAGHPADFIPLLRYLPSRTMELFKDINRRFNAFVQKIVQEHYTSFDKEHIRDITDSLIEHCQEKSVGEDTHVQLSNEKIIHIVNDLFGAGFDTVSTALSWSLMYVALYPNIQKKIQEELDQTIGRERRPRLSDRGTLPYTEAFILEMFRHSSFLPFTIPHSTTKATVLNGYYIPKNTCVFINQWQVNHDENLWKEPSAFNPERFLNPAGTEINRTESEKVLSFGLGKRRCIGETIGRWEIFLFLTTLLQQLEFSLRPGEEVDITPQYGLTMKYKKCECFQIKQRFPMKSSP